From Gigantopelta aegis isolate Gae_Host chromosome 11, Gae_host_genome, whole genome shotgun sequence, the proteins below share one genomic window:
- the LOC121385076 gene encoding G patch domain-containing protein 8-like produces the protein MMLKKLIVVNEQVNNVKALVVFDEEQTWGHHCLHLSSGWRRVLLHMWTQSKKVLKGTPVSQGKDVSSTTGSSVVAGSKVHKDIIPEVQKKVKETKQVKDLPDKISSTGDTKGSSAVDEDKNTTVGAKIPVSLGSSNSCVSEKDAKNTGSSPAPDGTDGDPQKGSVSFSFTRTSSSKINTASAFSTDPEEQKTSSVGPTQSNNTGLQNNTKHSLSASVGGGKLQAGFVKVMSKDDARELDWPGEMIQMTTAEPIISFSCNPLTFDFSQLMKRKQKKEEPTQTVAPDAEKPVVASKVEEKEEKKEVVKENSAEASKEEVVEFTADGEGVKVVKKKKRKHKKKKKRSLETVGDEVVGKVDGVDEDKEVVKHSAKKRKKKRKKRRHKMEGDGDGIDEKKSSKRKKKKSRRHRSKNQEDGGECKVNGMTENKPESGDEKNESKKKSKKRKHRHRHESKHEPEEGMGKSEVSVAKDHSETVPAKKARKKTEKGKLSLEYQDTASSDTDEEQGKAKVTKDKPKASKTNADGKNESDTEISNPGKKVGTPKKGELQTKDCAFDAKNKPTSEAMKSPHKSKAAINNTKSPHEVKSLKKTKTPEGQENKTPTCRKRTASESGGDDQIPNKALKSATKETLVSVKAEPDSWTKMECLFEPKSKETNLKSKWDTSDSENEDNPGSEVKKSNKQSCSPKSKCKTEKGGNPGSGERSQVKESNSKTEAKSRKKSYSSSSDSDTYRSRSRSRSRTRTYSRSRSRSYRSRSFSYSDDSMYSRSRSRSSTRSRSRSRRRYSRSHRSHSHSLSRSYSRSSRSSYSRSRSISRSYHRSRSYTRSRSRSSSYSLFRKKSPKRLSQKKTLYPSKTKSEEKVTEGNAEKKLDIPLPVAGEEPKNDKEEETDQGGKKKGVVNIPLPPPGETNPESQEKSTADTTSASTVPPPPPPQTAVNEAPNPGKVPTNPGHGLEPHQNVGQSDQGPPNVGPPNPGMGPYNPEMGHHNPGMGHHNPGMGPHNPGMGPHGPGMGPHNPGMGPPDHHMMGHPDDHHMMGHPDDMMEDPNYMMGPPDHRMGPPDHRMMGPDPRYGPPNPRFGPPDPRFGPHRMGPPRPRMGPPDMRMGPPHDPRFRPPDPRMGPPDHRMGPPGPRMGPPGPRMGPPGPGQRMMGPPPRGPGYGPPRFFPGQGPGPGPRHGPPMRNQGPYGHPPGGPGMRGPHPGMRGLPPPGMRGPHPPGRPPGPQMYPSRMSEPPNGPPPAAPAPENEESQSTPPPLPPPKLPSPKPPPPPKKEEEKKEEPKPMVPIIPPEQAEQYRKLQEQAQKHAKRQQRRQKQQENGEPIESSSDEDEQMEMEEAANQAADDGDSVEEQPTIITIPAAQSPVMQQQTVIFQPHPGTILTQTPQLISAGGQQHILIPHSAFGGATPVGMPIQAGAPMIMQAAPMSQIPGGIPTHGGISFAHFQAQAQAQAQAQAQAQAQAQAQAQAQALQHHFLAAGHAQYALPAAVGPGMSGLQSIQSLQNLQNLQNLQNLQAIQSLYGMQPVQHPILTQMQPQGPVILVPRITRPPV, from the exons ATTCCTGTCTCGCTTGGGTCCAGTAACAGCTGTGTATCAGAAAAAGATGCTAAAAACACTGG GTCTTCACCAGCTCCAGATGGGACAGATGGTGATCCTCAGAAAGGAAGCGTCTCGTTTTCTTTTACTCGGACATCTTCCTCAAAGATCAATACTGCATCCGCATTCAGCACTGATCCTGAGGAGCAGAAGACCAGCAGTGTTGGTCCTACTCAATCTAATAACACAGGATTGCAGAACAATACCAAGCACAGTCTTTCGGCATCTGTGGGAGGAGGAAAACTTCAGGCTGGATTTGTTAAAGTCATGAGTAAGGATGACGCCCGTGAACTTGATTGGCCTGGGGAGATGATACAGATGACCACGGCCGAACCGATCATCAGTTTCAGCTGTAATCCTCTGACTTTTGACTTCAGTCAGTTGATGAAGCGAAAACAGAAGAAAGAGGAACCAACACAAACAGTTGCTCCAGATGCTGAGAAACCGGTCGTTGCAAGTAAAGTCGAagagaaggaggagaagaaggaaGTGGTTAAAGAGAACAGTGCCGAAGCAAGTAAAGAGGAGGTGGTGGAGTTCACTGCAGATGGTGAAGGTGTGAAAGTTGTTAAGAAGAAGAAACGAAAgcataagaaaaagaagaaacgcagCCTCGAGACTGTTGGTGATGAGGTAGTAGGAAAAGTGGATGGTGTTGATGAGGATAAAGAGGTCGTGAAACATAGTGCaaagaaaaggaagaagaagaggaagaagcgGAGACACAAAATGGAAGGTGATGGAGATGGCATTGATGAAAAGAAATcttcaaaaagaaagaaaaagaaatcacGGAGACATCGTTCCAAAAATCAGGAAGATGGAGGCGAATGTAAAGTTAATGGCATGACGGAAAATAAACCAGAATCGGGAGATGAGAAGAACGAATCGAAAAAGAAATCAAAGAAGAGGAAACACCGACACAGACATGAATCGAAACATGAACCAGAAGAAGGAATGGGCAAAAGTGAAGTTTCTGTGGCAAAAGACCATTCTGAAACTGTGCCCGCAAAGAAGGCTAGGAAGAAAACGGAAAAAGGTAAACTAAGCTTAGAGTATCAAGACACGGCATCATCAGACACGGATGAAGAACAAGGAAAAGCTAAGGTAACAAAGGATAAACCAAAAGCAAGTAAAACTAACGCAGACGGTAAAAATGAATCTGACACAGAGATATCAAATCCTGGGAAGAAGGTTGGAACTCCTAAGAAAGGAGAATTGCAGACCAAAGATTGTGCTTTTGATGCGAAAAATAAGCCTACAAGCGAAGCCATGAAAAGTCCTCATAAAAGTAAAGCAGCCATTAATAATACAAAGTCGCCCCATGAAGTAAAGTCGCTGAAGAAGACAAAAACTCCTGAAGGTCAGGAAAACAAAACTCCAACTTGTAGGAAAAGGACAGCTAGTGAATCAGGAGGGGACGATCAGATTCCCAACAAGGCATTAAAGTCTGCTACTAAGGAGACATTAGTTTCAGTGAAAGCAGAACCAGACTCATGGACAAAGATGGAATGCTTGTTCGAGCCCAAATCGAAGGAGACCAATTTGAAGTCTAAGTGGGACACCAGTGATAGTGAGAATGAAGACAATCCTGGCAGCGAGGTGAAAAAGAGCAACAAGCAGTCTTGTTCCCCAAAGTCAAAATGCAAGACTGAAAAAGGAGGTAATCCTGGTTCAGGCGAACGGTCACAGGTTAAAGAGTCTAATTCTAAAACAGAAGCTAAAAGTCGTAAAAAGTCTTACTCATCATCTTCAGACTCCGATACATATAGAAGTCGATCTCGTAGTAGATCTAGAACAAGGACATATTCGAGGTCACGGTCGAGGTCATACAGGTCTCGATCCTTTTCTTATTCTGATGATTCAATGTACAGCAGATCAAGGTCTAGGTCATCTACAAGATCTAGGTCACGAAGTCGAAGACGTTACTCTAGAAGCCACCGGTCTCATTCTCACAGTCTGAGCAGGTCATACAGCAGAAGTAGCAGGTCAAGTTACTCGAGGTCACGTAGTATATCTCGATCTTACCACAGGTCACGGTCGTACACACGGAGCAGATCCCGGTCAAGTAGTTATTCATTATTCAGAAAAAAATCTCCAAAACGGTTGTCTCAGAAGAAAACTCTTTATccaagtaaaacaaaaagtgagGAGAAGGTTACAGAAGGAAATGCTGAAAAGAAACTGGATATTCCTCTACCTGTAGCAGGAGAAGAACCCAAGAATGACAAAGAGGAGGAGACCGACCAGGGCGGTAAAAAGAAAGGTGTTGTAAATATACCACTTCCACCTCCTGGAGAAACAAATCCTGAAAGCCAGGAAAAGTCCACTGCTGATACGACATCTGCTTCCACTGTCCCTCCACCACCCCCTCCTCAAACTGCTGTGAATGAAGCACCAAATCCAGGCAAGGTACCAACGAATCCCGGACATGGATTGGAACCTCACCAGAATGTTGGCCAGTCTGACCAAGGCCCACCAAATGTAGGGCCACCTAATCCTGGAATGGGACCATACAATCCTGAAATGGGACATCACAACCCTGGAATGGGTCATCACAATCCTGGAATGGGACCCCACAATCCTGGGATGGGGCCTCATGGCCCTGGAATGGGACCACACAATCCTGGAATGGGACCACCAGATCATCACATGATGGGACACCCAGATGATCATCATATGATGGGACATCCTGATGACATGATGGAAGATCCAAATTATATGATGGGTCCTCCTGACCACAGAATGGGCCCACCTGACCACAGAATGATGGGTCCTGATCCGCGATATGGACCTCCCAATCCTAGGTTTGGACCCCCTGACCCAAGGTTTGGACCACATCGAATGGGACCTCCAAGACCACGAATGGGTCCCCCTGACATGAGAATGGGTCCTCCACATGATCCACGATTCAGACCACCTGATCCACGAATGGGCCCTCCTGATCATCGTATGGGTCCTCCTGGTCCAAGAATGGGCCCACCCGGTCCTAGAATGGGACCTCCAGGACCAGGCCAAAGAATGATGGGTCCACCTCCTCGAGGACCTGGGTATGGACCTCCACGCTTCTTCCCTGGTCAAGGACCTGGACCAGGACCACGACATGGTCCACCAATGAGAAATCAAGGTCCATATGGACACCCTCCTGGTGGTCCAGGCATGAGAGGACCACATCCAGGCATGAGAGGGCTTCCGCCACCTGGAATGCGAGGACCGCACCCGCCAGGCAGACCTCCCGGTCCTCAGATGTACCCATCTCGTATGTCAGAACCACCAAATGGTCCTCCTCCTGCTGCACCAGCACCAGAGAATGAAGAGTCACAGAGCACACCACCTCCACTTCCGCCACCAAAATTACCATCtccaaaaccaccaccaccaccaaagaAAGAAGAGGAGAAGAAGGAAGAACCGAAACCAATGGTACCTATAATACCACCTGAACAGGCAGAGCAGTACAGGAAGCTGCAGGAGCAAGCGCAGAAGCACGCTAAAAGACAGCAGCGCAGGCAGAAGCAGCAGGAAAACGGAGAACCAATAGAGTCGAGCTCCGATGAGGATGAACAGATGGAGATGGAAGAGGCCGCCAATCAGGCTGCTGATGATGGAGACTCGGTGGAGGAACAGCCGACGATCATCACGATACCGGCCGCTCAGTCACCGGTCATGCAGCAGCAGACGGTGATCTTCCAACCACACCCCGGAACCATCCTCACTCAGACGCCACAGCTGATATCTGCTGGTGGACAGCAACACATCCTGATCCCACACTCAGCGTTTGGTGGAGCTACGCCGGTTGGCATGCCCATACAGGCAGGTGCTCCGATGATCATGCAAGCAGCTCCGATGTCGCAAATCCCAGGAGGAATACCCACTCACGGAGGAATCTCCTTCGCTCATTTCCAGGCTCAAGCTCAGGCTCAAGCTCAAGCTCAGGCACAAGCACAAGCACAGGCACAGGCACAGGCACAGGCACAGGCTTTGCAGCATCATTTCTTGGCTGCAGGTCATGCTCAATATGCTCTTCCTGCGGCTGTAGGTCCAGGTATGAGCGGTCTTCAGAGCATTCAGAGCTTGCAGAACTTGCAAAACTTGCAGAACTTGCAGAACTTGCAGGCGATCCAGAGTCTGTATGGAATGCAACCGGTTCAGCATCCGATCCTAACACAGATGCAACCACAAGGGCCTGTGATACTAGTGCCAAGAATTACCCGTCCACCCGTATGA